From Eubalaena glacialis isolate mEubGla1 chromosome 17, mEubGla1.1.hap2.+ XY, whole genome shotgun sequence, a single genomic window includes:
- the LOC133076792 gene encoding LOW QUALITY PROTEIN: AT-rich interactive domain-containing protein 1A-like (The sequence of the model RefSeq protein was modified relative to this genomic sequence to represent the inferred CDS: inserted 1 base in 1 codon; deleted 1 base in 1 codon; substituted 1 base at 1 genomic stop codon), with protein sequence MAASPEMMGLGDVKLTPATKMNNKADGTPKTESKSKKSSYSTTANEKIIKLYELGGEPERKMWVDRYLAFTEEKAMGMTNLPAVGRKPLDLYRLYVSVKEIGGLTQVNKNKKWRELATNLNVGTSSSAASSLKKQYIQCLYAFECKIERGEDPPPDIFAAADSKKSQPKIQPPXSGSMQGPQTPQSTSSSMAEGGDLKPPTPASTPHSQIPPLPGMRSNSVGIQDAFPDGSDPTFQKRNSMTPNPGYQPSMNTSDMMGRMSYEPNKDPYGSMRKAPGSDPFMSSGQGPNGGMGDPYSRAAGPGLGNVAMGPRQHYPYGGPYDRVRTESGIGPEGNMGIAAPQPNLMPSNPDSGMYSPSRYPAQPQQQRHDSYGDQFSAQGTPSSSPFPSQQTTMYQQQQQNYKRPMDGTYGPPAKRHEGEMYSVPYSTGQGRPQQQQLPPAQPQPASQQQAAQPSPQQDVYNQYGNAYPATAAAATARRPAGGPQNQFPFQFGRDRVSAPPGSSAQQNMPPQMMGGPIQASAEVAQQGTMWQGRHDMTYNYANRQSTGSAPQGAAYQGVNRTEEMLHTDQRANHEGPWPSHGTRQPPYGPSAPVPPRTRPPPSNYQPPPSMQNHIPQVSSPAPLPRPMENRTSPSKSPFLHSGMKMQKAGPPVPASHKAPAPAQPPMIRRDITFPPGSVEATQPVLKQRRRLMMKDIGTPEAWRVMMSLKSGLLAESTWALDTINILLYDDNSIMTFNLSQLPGLLELLVEYFRRCLIEIFGILKEYEVGDPGQRTLLDPGRFSKASSPAPVEGEEEEDLLGPKLEEEEEEEVIENDEEMAFAGKDKAASENSEEKLISKFDRLPVKIVQKNDPFVVDCSDKLGRVQEFDSGLLHWRIGGGDTTEHIQTHFESKTELLPSRPHVPCPPVTRKYVTAVVGTPGTTEQEGPPTDGPPEKRITATMDDMLSTRSSTLTKEGAKSVEATKESSKFPCGISPAQSHRNIKILEEEPHSKDETPLCTLLDWQDSLAKLCVCVSNTIRSLSFVPGNDFEMSKHPGLLLILGKLILLHHKHPERKQAPLTSEKEEEQDQGVSCNKAEWWXDCLEMLRENTLVTLANILGQLDLSPYPESICLPVLDGLLHWAVCPSAEAQDPFSTLGPNAILSPQRLVLETLSKLSIQDNNVDLILATPRFSRLEKLYSTMVRFLSDRKNPVCREMAVVLLANLAQGDSLAARAIAVQKGSIGNLPGFLEDSLAATRFQQSQASLLHMHHPPFEPTSVDMMRRAARALLALATVDESHSEFTLYESRLLDISVSPSMNSLVSQVICDVLFLIGQS encoded by the exons ATGGCAGCCAGCCCAGAGATGATGGGTCTTGGGGATGTCAAGTTAACTCCAGCCACCAAAATGAACAACAAAGCAGATGGGACACCCAAGACGGAATCTAAATCCAAGAAATCCAGTTATTCTACTACAGCCAATGAGAAGATCATCAAGTTGTATGAGCTGGGTGGTGAGCCTGAGAGGAAGATGTGGGTGGACCGTTATCTGGCCTTCACGGAGGAGAAGGCCATGGGCATGACAAATCTGCCTGCTGTGGGTAGGAAACCTCTGGACCTGTACCGCCTCTATGTGTCTGTGAAGGAAATTGGTGGATTGACTCAGgtcaacaagaacaaaaaatggcGGGAACTTGCGACCAACCTCAATGTCGGCACCTCAAGCAGTGCTGCCAGCTCCTTGAAAAAGCAGTACATCCAATGTCTCTATGCCTTTGAGTGCAAGATCGAACGGGGAGAAGACCCTCCCCCAGACATCTTTGCAGCTGCTGATTCCAAGAAGTCCCAGCCCAAGATCCAGCCTC TCTCAGGGTCAATGCAGGGGCCACAGACACCTCAGTCAACCAGCAGTTCCATGGCAGAAGGGGGAGACCTGAAGCCACCAACTCCAGCATCCACACCACACAGCCAGATC CCCCCCTTGCCAGGCATGAGGAGCAATTCGGTCGGGATCCAGGATGCCTTTCCTGATGGAAGTGACCCCACATTCCAAAAGCGGAATTCCATGACTCCAAACCCGGGGTACCAGCCCAGTATGAATACCTCTGACATGATGGGGCGCATGTCCTACGAGCCAAATAAAGATCCTTATGGCAGCATGAGGAAAGCTCCAGGGAGTGATCCCTTCATGTCCTCAGGTCAGGGCCCTAACGGCGGGATGGGGGACCCCTACAGTCGAGCTGCCGGCCCTGGGCTGGGAAATGTGGCAATGGGACCGCGACAGCACTATCCCTATGGAGGTCCTTATGACAGAGTGAGGACGGAGTCCGGAATAGGACCCGAGGGAAACATGGGTATTGCAGCCCCACAGCCGAATCTCATGCCTTCCAACCCAGACTCGGGGATGTATTCTCCTAGCCGTTACCCCGCGCAGCCGCAGCAGCAACGACATGATTCCTATGGCGATCAGTTCTCCGCTCAAGGCACCCCTTCCAgcagccccttccccagccaGCAGACCACAATgtatcagcagcagcagcagaattACAAGCGGCCGATGGATGGCACATACGGCCCTCCTGCCAAGCGGCACGAAGGGGAGATGTACAGTGTGCCATACAGCACGGGGCAGGGGCGGCCCCAGCAGCAGCAgttgcccccagcccagccccagcctgcCAGCCAGCAACAAGCTGCTCAGCCTTCCCCTCAGCAAGATGTGTACAACCAGTATGGCAATGCCTATCCTGCCACTGCCGCCGCTGCTACTGCGCGCCGACCAGCAGGCGGCCCCCAGAACCAGTTTCCATTCCAGTTTGGCCGAGACCGTGTCTCAGCACCCCCTGGCTCCAGTGCCCAACAGAACATGCCACCGCAGATGATGGGCGGCCCCATACAGGCATCGGCTGAGGTTGCTCAGCAAGGCACCATGTGGCAGGGGCGTCATGACATGACCTACAATTACGCCAAcaggcagagcacgggctctgccCCGCAAGGCGCTGCCTATCAGGGCGTGAACCGAACAGAGGAAATGCTGCACACGGATCAGAGAGCCAACCATGAAGGCCCATGGCCTTCCCATGGCACACGCCAGCCCCCATATGGTCCTTCTGCCCCCGTGCCCCCCAGGACAAGGCCCCCTCCATCCAACTACCAGCCCCCACCAAGCATGCAGAATCACATTCCTCAGGTATCCAGCCCCGCTCCCCTGCCCCGGCCAATGGAGAACCGCACCTCTCCTAGCAAGTCTCCATTCCTGCACTCTGGGATGAAGATGCAGAAGGCAGGTCCCCCAGTACCTGCCTCACACAAAGCACCTGCCCCTGCGCAGCCCCCTATGATTCGGCGGGACATCACCTTCCCACCTGGCTCTGTTGAAGCCACACAGCCTGTGTTGAAGCAGAGGAGGCGGCTCATGATGAAAGACATCGGAACCCCAGAGGCATGGCGGGTAATGATGTCCCTCAAGTCTGGGCTGCTGGCAGAGAGCACGTGGGCATTAGACACCATTAACATCCTGCTGTATGATGACAACAGCATCATGACTTTCAACCTCAGTCAGCTCCCAGGGTTGCTAGAGCTCCTTGTGGAATATTTCCGACGTTGCCTGATTGAGATCTTTGGCATTTTAAAGGAGTATGAGGTGGGTGACCCAGGACAGAGAACACTACTGGACCCTGGGAGATTCAGCAAAGCGTCTAGTCCAGCTCctgtggagggggaggaggaggaagacctTCTAGGTCCTAAactagaggaggaagaagaggaggaggtaaTTGAAAATGATGAGGAGATGGCCTTTGCGGGCAAGGACAAAGCCGCCTCAGAGAATAGTGAGGAGAAACTGATTAGTAAGTTTGACAGGCTTCCAGTAAAGATCGTGCAAAAGAATGACCCGTTTGTGGTGGACTGCTCAGATAAGCTTGGGCGCGTGCAGGAGTTTGACAGTGGCTTGCTGCACTGGCGGATTGGTGGGGGGGACACCACTGAGCATATCCAGACCCACTTTGAGAGCAAAACAGAGCTGCTGCCTTCCCGGCCTCATGTACCCTGCCCACCAGTCACTCGGAAGTATGTCACAGCAGTAGTGGGTACACCAGGGACAACAGAGCAGGAGGGCCCCCCGACCGATGGCCCTCCAGAAAAACGGATCACAGCCACTATGGATGACATGTTGTCCACCCGGTCTAGCACGTTGACCAAGGAGGGAGCTAAGAGTGTAGAGGCCACCAAGGAAAGCAGCAAGTTCCCATGTGGCATCAGCCCAGCACAGAGCCATCGGAACATCAAGATCCTAGAGGAAGAACCCCACAGTAAAGATGAGACCCCACTGTGTACCCTTCTGGACTGGCAGGATTCCCTTGCCAAACTCTGCGTCTGTGTCTCCAATACCATCCGAAGTCTGTCATTTGTGCCAGGCAACGACTTCGAGATGTCCAAACACCCGGGGCTGCTGCTGATCCTGGGCAAGCTCATCCTTCTGCACCATAAGCACCCAGAACGGAAGCAGGCGCCACTGACttctgagaaggaggaggagcaggaccAAGGGGTGAGCTGCAACAAAGCGGAGTGGTGGTGAGACTGCTTGGAGATGCTTCGGGAAAACACCTTGGTCACGCTCGCCAACATTTTGGGGCAGTTGGACCTCTCCCCATACCCCGAGAGCATTTGCCTGCCTGTCCTGGATGGACTCCTACACTGGGCAGTCTGCCCTTCAGCTGAAGCCCAGGACCCCTTCTCCACCCTGGGCCCCAACGCCATCCTCTCCCCCCAGAGACTGGTCTTGGAAACCCTCAGCAAACTCAGCATCCAGGACAACAATGTGGACCTGATCCTGGCCACACCCCGCTTCAGCCGCCTGGAGAAGTTGTACAGCACCATGGTGCGCTTCCTCAGTGACCGAAAGAACCCGGTGTGCCGGGAGATGGCTGTAGTACTGCTAGCCAACCTGGCACAGGGTGACAGCCTGGCAGCCCGTGCCATTGCGGTGCAGAAAGGCAGCATCGGCAACCTCCCGGGCTTCCTGGAGGATAGCCTTGCTGCCACACGGTTCCAGCAGAGCCAGGCCAGCCTGCTCCACATGCATCACCCGCCCTTCGAGCCAACTAGTGTGGACATGATGCGACGGGCTGCGCGTGCGCTGCTGGCCCTGGCCACGGTGGACGAGAGCCACTCGGAGTTCACGCTGTACGAGTCACGGCTGTTGGACATCTCGGTATCGCCGTCGATGAACTCATTGGTTTCACAAGTCATTTGCGATGTACTGTTTTTGATTGGCCAGTCATGA